The following are encoded in a window of Numida meleagris isolate 19003 breed g44 Domestic line chromosome 13, NumMel1.0, whole genome shotgun sequence genomic DNA:
- the PGP gene encoding glycerol-3-phosphate phosphatase gives MGARAGRGAANGSGRGAGFAPKRGEEAMAATGGRRCRRLEGETARAVLANVDTLLFDCDGVLWRGEAALSGAPAALGRLAAAGKRLCYVTNNSSRTRVAYTEKLRRLGFPPAEPRHVFGSAFCAARYLRQALPPGAAAYVLGGPALAAELEAAGIPYLGPGPAALPGPAPADWAQAPLEPAVRAVLVGFDEHFSYAKLCQALRYLLRGPDCLLVGTNRDHRLPLEGGSAIPGTGCLVKAVETAAEREAFIVGKPNRYIFDCVASEFDIDPARTIMVGDRLDTDILMGNTCGLTTLLTLTGVSTLEEVRGHQESDCPARQSLVPDYYVDSIADLLPALED, from the exons ATGGGCGCGAGGGCCGGGCGGGGCGCGGCCAATGGGAGCGGCCGGGGGGCGGGCTTCGCTCCTAAGCGCGGCGAGGAGGCCATGGCGGCGACGGGCGGGCGGCGGTGCCGGCGGCTGGAGGGCGAGACGGCCCGCGCCGTGCTGGCCAACGTCGACACGCTGCTGTTCGACTGCGACGGCGTGCTGTGGCGGGGCGAGGCGGCGCTGAGCGGCGCGCCGGCGGCCCTGGGCCGCTTGGCGGCGGCGGGCAAGCGGCTGTGCTACGTGACCAACAACAGCAGCCGCACGCGGGTCGCTTACACCGAGAAGCTGCGGCGCCTCGGCTTCCCGCCCGCCGAGCCCCGGCACGTCTTCGGCTCGGCCTTCTGCGCCGCCCGCTACCTCCGCCAGGCCCTGCCGCCCGGCGCCGCCGCCTACGTGCTGGGCGGCCCCGCGCTCGCCGCCGAGCTGGAGGCCGCCGGGATCCCGTACCtcgggcccggccccgccgccctgcccggccccgcgcccgccgACTGGGCCCAGGCGCCGCTGGAGCCGGCGGTGCGGGCCGTGCTGGTGGGCTTCGACGAGCACTTCAGCTACGCCAAGCTGTGCCAGGCGCTGCGCTACCTCCTGCGCGGCCCCGACTGCCTCCTCGTCGGCACCAACCGCGACCACCGCCTGCCGCTGGAGGGCGGCTCCGCCATCCCCG GGACTGGCTGCCTGGTAAAAGCCGTGGAGACAGCAGCGGAGCGCGAGGCTTTCATCGTCGGGAAGCCCAACCGCTATATATTTGACTGCGTGGCCAGCGAGTTTGACATTGACCCCGCGCGCACCATCATGGTGGGGGATCGGCTGGACACGGACATCCTCATGGGCAACACCTGCGGCCTCACCACCCTGCTGACGCTCACCGGGGTCAGCACGCTGGAGGAAGTGAGAGGGCACCAGGAGAGTGACTGCCCTGCCCGGCAGAGCCTGGTGCCTGATTACTATGTCGATAGCATAGCCGACCTTCTTCCGGCTCTGGAGGATTAA
- the E4F1 gene encoding transcription factor E4F1 isoform X3, giving the protein MGGRASPLGGPAARPARPAASRSNSLGSGSWGRGVKDEDDVHKCGRCQAEFTSLEEFVQHKIQKRCQRGPEPPLGPEGPKVVPAVEESITVAHIVVEASSIAEEIGNASAIVGSGHIKEVIVAGDHVFENPNGHVDGEVTEEQGNPDDQEQDIATELIKVKLLVNKEGRYVCELCQKTFKTASILKAHMITHSSRKDYECKLCGTSFRTKGSLIRHHRRHTDERPYKCKKCGKSFRESGALTRHLKSLTPCTEKIRFNMNKEIVVSKDDVPAGSCSSNPEAVPSVASESIETSPVIHLVTDAKGNVLHEVHVQMQELPVVDAKSLDEDQSHPKELPCEGETNSENLLRQAMRNSGIVIERVAVEEMQKADEPAVAATEEIKNEAVEAEEEPCGEQHAEVQQSEPTDAERTNGYKSYICPHCNEAFSEAASLETHIKGHLDYKPFKCEECGKEFTKGYLLKKHQEVHVNERRFRCGECGKLYKTIAHVKGHRRVHSDERPYSCPKCGKRYKTKNAQQVHFRTHLEDKPYVCQYCSRGFREKGSLVRHIRHHTGEKPFKCYKCGRGFAEHGTLNRHLKTKGGCLLALKEVEEVMVSEESQSADNLAATVISEDPHTVLVEFSSVVADTQEYIIETATEDMETSEATEIMEGTRHEVDSHIMKVVQQIVNQANSGHQIIVQNVTVAENSEVTTDAADTITIATPESLTEQVAMTLASAIGEGAVLTTEGSIETEEATVTMVASEDIEIMEHTGEFVIASQEGEVEVQTVIV; this is encoded by the exons ATGGGTGGTCGCGCGAGCCCGTTGGGCGGCCCCGCCGCGAGGCCCGCCCGCCCTGCCGCCTCGCGCAGTAACTCGTTAGGCTCGGGTTCATGGGGGCGCGGGGTCAAAG ACGAGGATGACGTGCACAAGTGCGGGCGCTGCCAGGCGGAGTTCACCTCCCTGGAGGAGTTCGTGCAGCACAAGATCCAGAAGCGCTGCCAGCGCGGCCCGGAGCCGCCCCTCGGCCCCGAGGGACCAAAG GTCGTTCCCGCGGTGGAGGAGTCCATAACTGTTGCTCATATCGTTGTCGAAGCATCCTCGATAGCAGAGGAGATCGGCAATGCGTCAGCTATCGTAG GTAGTGGGCACATAAAAGAAGTCATTGTGGCAGGAGACCACGTTTTTGAAAACCCAAATGGTCACGTTGATGGCGAAGTCACGGAAGAGCAAGGCAACCCCGATGATCAGGAGCAGGATATTGCCACAGAGCTGATAAAGGTTAAACTTCTGGTCAACAAAGAAGGGCGGTACGTGTGTGAGTTATGCCAGAAGACATTTAAAACA GCAAGCATCCTCAAAGCTCACATGATcactcacagcagcagaaaagacTATGAATGTAAACTCTGTGGAACTTCCTTTAGGACAAAGGGGTCTCTGATTCGACACCATCGGCGTCATACTG ATGAAAGACCGTACAAATGTAAGAAATGTGGGAAAAGCTTCCGGGAATCAGGAGCTTTGACTCGGCATCTGAAATCTCTGACACCATGCACTGAAAAAATTCGCTTCAACATGAACAAGGAAATAGTAGTCAGTAAAGATGATGTGCCCGCAG GATCTTGTAGTTCCAACCCAGAAGCTGTTCCATCAGTAGCAAGTGAATCCATCGAGACCTCACCTGTGATTCATCTAGTGACAGATGCAAAAGGGAATGTTCTTCATGAAGTCCATGTCCAAATGCAGGAGCTTCCTGTTGTAGATGCAAAATCTCTGGATGAGGAT CAGTCACATCCTAAGGAGCTGCCATGTGAAGGGGAAACAAACAGTGAGAATCTGCTCAGGCAGGCCATGAGGAATTCTGGCATCGTGATAGAGAGAGTTGctgtggaagaaatgcagaaggcaGATGAGCCTGCTGTAGCtgctacagaagaaataaaaaatgaagcggtggaagcagaagaggagcCATGTGGGGAACAGCATGCTGAAGTACAACAATCAGAGCCT acagatgcagaaagaacaaatggGTACAAAAGTTACATTTGCCCTCACTGTAATGAAGCTTTTAGTGAAGCTGCTTCCCTTGAAACGCATATCAAAGGACATTTAG ATTACAAGCCTTTTAAGTGCGAGGAATGTGGCAAAGAGTTCACAAAGGGCTACCTGTTAAAAAAGCATCAGGAGGTGCACGTCAATGAACGGCGTTTCCGCTGTGGAGAGTGTGGCAAGCTGTACAAGACTATTGCACACGTGAAGGGGCATCGAAGGGTGCATTCTGATGAGCGACCGTATTCCTGTCCCAAGTGTGGCAAGCGGTACAAAACCAAG aaCGCTCAGCAAGTTCACTTCCGAACGCATTTAGAGGATAAGCCATACGTGTGTCAGTACTGCAGCCGGGGCTTTCGGGAAAAGGGCTCGCTGGTCCGCCACATCCGCCATCACACAGGGGAAAAGCCTTTCAAGTGTTACAAGTGCGGGCGAGGCTTCGCAGAGCACGGCACTCTCAACAGGCACTTAAAGACCAAAG GTGGCTGCCTTCTGGCTTTGAAAGAGGTGGAGGAAGTGATGGTGTCTGAGGAAAGCCAGTCAGCTGACAATTTAGCTGCAACAGTCATCTCTGAAGATCCTCATACTGTTTTGGTAGAGTTTTCTTCAGTGGTGGCAGACACTCAGGAATACATCATTGAG ACTGCTACTGAAGATATGGAGACCAGTGAAGCTACTGAAATAATGGAGGGAACAAGACATGAG GTTGACAGTCACATCATGAAGGTTGTGCAACAGATAGTAAATCAAGCAAACTCTGGTCACCAGATCATCGTTCAGAATGTCACTGTGGCAGAAAACTCTGAAGTAACAACAGATGCTGCAGACACCATCACCATTGCAACCCCTGAAAGCCTCACAGAGCAGGTTGCTATGACGCTGGCTTCTGCCATTGGAGAAGGAGCAGTGCTGACAACAGAAGGCAGCATCGAGACAGAAGAAGCAACAGTGACGATGGTGGCATCAGAGGACATTGAAATAATGGAACATACAGGAGAGTTTGTTATTGCCTCCCAGGAAGGGGAGGTGGAGGTCCAGACTGTGATTGTGTAA
- the E4F1 gene encoding transcription factor E4F1 isoform X2 has translation MEAAVATSAGPAALTAAAAEEREGAAAAGSGPGAGSGAFLGLSAPFSEEDEDDVHKCGRCQAEFTSLEEFVQHKIQKRCQRGPEPPLGPEGPKVVPAVEESITVAHIVVEASSIAEEIGNASAIVGSGHIKEVIVAGDHVFENPNGHVDGEVTEEQGNPDDQEQDIATELIKVKLLVNKEGRYVCELCQKTFKTASILKAHMITHSSRKDYECKLCGTSFRTKGSLIRHHRRHTDERPYKCKKCGKSFRESGALTRHLKSLTPCTEKIRFNMNKEIVVSKDDVPAGSCSSNPEAVPSVASESIETSPVIHLVTDAKGNVLHEVHVQMQELPVVDAKSLDEDSHPKELPCEGETNSENLLRQAMRNSGIVIERVAVEEMQKADEPAVAATEEIKNEAVEAEEEPCGEQHAEVQQSEPTDAERTNGYKSYICPHCNEAFSEAASLETHIKGHLDYKPFKCEECGKEFTKGYLLKKHQEVHVNERRFRCGECGKLYKTIAHVKGHRRVHSDERPYSCPKCGKRYKTKNAQQVHFRTHLEDKPYVCQYCSRGFREKGSLVRHIRHHTGEKPFKCYKCGRGFAEHGTLNRHLKTKGGCLLALKEVEEVMVSEESQSADNLAATVISEDPHTVLVEFSSVVADTQEYIIETATEDMETSEATEIMEGTRHEVDSHIMKVVQQIVNQANSGHQIIVQNVTVAENSEVTTDAADTITIATPESLTEQVAMTLASAIGEGAVLTTEGSIETEEATVTMVASEDIEIMEHTGEFVIASQEGEVEVQTVIV, from the exons ATGGAGGCCGCGGTGGCAACGAGCGCGGGGCCGGCGGCGCTTACGGCAGCCGCGGCCGAGGAGCGGGAGGGGGCGGCGGCCGCGGGCTCCGGGCCCGGCGCCGGGTCCGGCGCCTTCCTCGGCCTCTCGGCGCCCTTCAGCGAGGAAG ACGAGGATGACGTGCACAAGTGCGGGCGCTGCCAGGCGGAGTTCACCTCCCTGGAGGAGTTCGTGCAGCACAAGATCCAGAAGCGCTGCCAGCGCGGCCCGGAGCCGCCCCTCGGCCCCGAGGGACCAAAG GTCGTTCCCGCGGTGGAGGAGTCCATAACTGTTGCTCATATCGTTGTCGAAGCATCCTCGATAGCAGAGGAGATCGGCAATGCGTCAGCTATCGTAG GTAGTGGGCACATAAAAGAAGTCATTGTGGCAGGAGACCACGTTTTTGAAAACCCAAATGGTCACGTTGATGGCGAAGTCACGGAAGAGCAAGGCAACCCCGATGATCAGGAGCAGGATATTGCCACAGAGCTGATAAAGGTTAAACTTCTGGTCAACAAAGAAGGGCGGTACGTGTGTGAGTTATGCCAGAAGACATTTAAAACA GCAAGCATCCTCAAAGCTCACATGATcactcacagcagcagaaaagacTATGAATGTAAACTCTGTGGAACTTCCTTTAGGACAAAGGGGTCTCTGATTCGACACCATCGGCGTCATACTG ATGAAAGACCGTACAAATGTAAGAAATGTGGGAAAAGCTTCCGGGAATCAGGAGCTTTGACTCGGCATCTGAAATCTCTGACACCATGCACTGAAAAAATTCGCTTCAACATGAACAAGGAAATAGTAGTCAGTAAAGATGATGTGCCCGCAG GATCTTGTAGTTCCAACCCAGAAGCTGTTCCATCAGTAGCAAGTGAATCCATCGAGACCTCACCTGTGATTCATCTAGTGACAGATGCAAAAGGGAATGTTCTTCATGAAGTCCATGTCCAAATGCAGGAGCTTCCTGTTGTAGATGCAAAATCTCTGGATGAGGAT TCACATCCTAAGGAGCTGCCATGTGAAGGGGAAACAAACAGTGAGAATCTGCTCAGGCAGGCCATGAGGAATTCTGGCATCGTGATAGAGAGAGTTGctgtggaagaaatgcagaaggcaGATGAGCCTGCTGTAGCtgctacagaagaaataaaaaatgaagcggtggaagcagaagaggagcCATGTGGGGAACAGCATGCTGAAGTACAACAATCAGAGCCT acagatgcagaaagaacaaatggGTACAAAAGTTACATTTGCCCTCACTGTAATGAAGCTTTTAGTGAAGCTGCTTCCCTTGAAACGCATATCAAAGGACATTTAG ATTACAAGCCTTTTAAGTGCGAGGAATGTGGCAAAGAGTTCACAAAGGGCTACCTGTTAAAAAAGCATCAGGAGGTGCACGTCAATGAACGGCGTTTCCGCTGTGGAGAGTGTGGCAAGCTGTACAAGACTATTGCACACGTGAAGGGGCATCGAAGGGTGCATTCTGATGAGCGACCGTATTCCTGTCCCAAGTGTGGCAAGCGGTACAAAACCAAG aaCGCTCAGCAAGTTCACTTCCGAACGCATTTAGAGGATAAGCCATACGTGTGTCAGTACTGCAGCCGGGGCTTTCGGGAAAAGGGCTCGCTGGTCCGCCACATCCGCCATCACACAGGGGAAAAGCCTTTCAAGTGTTACAAGTGCGGGCGAGGCTTCGCAGAGCACGGCACTCTCAACAGGCACTTAAAGACCAAAG GTGGCTGCCTTCTGGCTTTGAAAGAGGTGGAGGAAGTGATGGTGTCTGAGGAAAGCCAGTCAGCTGACAATTTAGCTGCAACAGTCATCTCTGAAGATCCTCATACTGTTTTGGTAGAGTTTTCTTCAGTGGTGGCAGACACTCAGGAATACATCATTGAG ACTGCTACTGAAGATATGGAGACCAGTGAAGCTACTGAAATAATGGAGGGAACAAGACATGAG GTTGACAGTCACATCATGAAGGTTGTGCAACAGATAGTAAATCAAGCAAACTCTGGTCACCAGATCATCGTTCAGAATGTCACTGTGGCAGAAAACTCTGAAGTAACAACAGATGCTGCAGACACCATCACCATTGCAACCCCTGAAAGCCTCACAGAGCAGGTTGCTATGACGCTGGCTTCTGCCATTGGAGAAGGAGCAGTGCTGACAACAGAAGGCAGCATCGAGACAGAAGAAGCAACAGTGACGATGGTGGCATCAGAGGACATTGAAATAATGGAACATACAGGAGAGTTTGTTATTGCCTCCCAGGAAGGGGAGGTGGAGGTCCAGACTGTGATTGTGTAA
- the E4F1 gene encoding transcription factor E4F1 isoform X1, whose product MEAAVATSAGPAALTAAAAEEREGAAAAGSGPGAGSGAFLGLSAPFSEEDEDDVHKCGRCQAEFTSLEEFVQHKIQKRCQRGPEPPLGPEGPKVVPAVEESITVAHIVVEASSIAEEIGNASAIVGSGHIKEVIVAGDHVFENPNGHVDGEVTEEQGNPDDQEQDIATELIKVKLLVNKEGRYVCELCQKTFKTASILKAHMITHSSRKDYECKLCGTSFRTKGSLIRHHRRHTDERPYKCKKCGKSFRESGALTRHLKSLTPCTEKIRFNMNKEIVVSKDDVPAGSCSSNPEAVPSVASESIETSPVIHLVTDAKGNVLHEVHVQMQELPVVDAKSLDEDQSHPKELPCEGETNSENLLRQAMRNSGIVIERVAVEEMQKADEPAVAATEEIKNEAVEAEEEPCGEQHAEVQQSEPTDAERTNGYKSYICPHCNEAFSEAASLETHIKGHLDYKPFKCEECGKEFTKGYLLKKHQEVHVNERRFRCGECGKLYKTIAHVKGHRRVHSDERPYSCPKCGKRYKTKNAQQVHFRTHLEDKPYVCQYCSRGFREKGSLVRHIRHHTGEKPFKCYKCGRGFAEHGTLNRHLKTKGGCLLALKEVEEVMVSEESQSADNLAATVISEDPHTVLVEFSSVVADTQEYIIETATEDMETSEATEIMEGTRHEVDSHIMKVVQQIVNQANSGHQIIVQNVTVAENSEVTTDAADTITIATPESLTEQVAMTLASAIGEGAVLTTEGSIETEEATVTMVASEDIEIMEHTGEFVIASQEGEVEVQTVIV is encoded by the exons ATGGAGGCCGCGGTGGCAACGAGCGCGGGGCCGGCGGCGCTTACGGCAGCCGCGGCCGAGGAGCGGGAGGGGGCGGCGGCCGCGGGCTCCGGGCCCGGCGCCGGGTCCGGCGCCTTCCTCGGCCTCTCGGCGCCCTTCAGCGAGGAAG ACGAGGATGACGTGCACAAGTGCGGGCGCTGCCAGGCGGAGTTCACCTCCCTGGAGGAGTTCGTGCAGCACAAGATCCAGAAGCGCTGCCAGCGCGGCCCGGAGCCGCCCCTCGGCCCCGAGGGACCAAAG GTCGTTCCCGCGGTGGAGGAGTCCATAACTGTTGCTCATATCGTTGTCGAAGCATCCTCGATAGCAGAGGAGATCGGCAATGCGTCAGCTATCGTAG GTAGTGGGCACATAAAAGAAGTCATTGTGGCAGGAGACCACGTTTTTGAAAACCCAAATGGTCACGTTGATGGCGAAGTCACGGAAGAGCAAGGCAACCCCGATGATCAGGAGCAGGATATTGCCACAGAGCTGATAAAGGTTAAACTTCTGGTCAACAAAGAAGGGCGGTACGTGTGTGAGTTATGCCAGAAGACATTTAAAACA GCAAGCATCCTCAAAGCTCACATGATcactcacagcagcagaaaagacTATGAATGTAAACTCTGTGGAACTTCCTTTAGGACAAAGGGGTCTCTGATTCGACACCATCGGCGTCATACTG ATGAAAGACCGTACAAATGTAAGAAATGTGGGAAAAGCTTCCGGGAATCAGGAGCTTTGACTCGGCATCTGAAATCTCTGACACCATGCACTGAAAAAATTCGCTTCAACATGAACAAGGAAATAGTAGTCAGTAAAGATGATGTGCCCGCAG GATCTTGTAGTTCCAACCCAGAAGCTGTTCCATCAGTAGCAAGTGAATCCATCGAGACCTCACCTGTGATTCATCTAGTGACAGATGCAAAAGGGAATGTTCTTCATGAAGTCCATGTCCAAATGCAGGAGCTTCCTGTTGTAGATGCAAAATCTCTGGATGAGGAT CAGTCACATCCTAAGGAGCTGCCATGTGAAGGGGAAACAAACAGTGAGAATCTGCTCAGGCAGGCCATGAGGAATTCTGGCATCGTGATAGAGAGAGTTGctgtggaagaaatgcagaaggcaGATGAGCCTGCTGTAGCtgctacagaagaaataaaaaatgaagcggtggaagcagaagaggagcCATGTGGGGAACAGCATGCTGAAGTACAACAATCAGAGCCT acagatgcagaaagaacaaatggGTACAAAAGTTACATTTGCCCTCACTGTAATGAAGCTTTTAGTGAAGCTGCTTCCCTTGAAACGCATATCAAAGGACATTTAG ATTACAAGCCTTTTAAGTGCGAGGAATGTGGCAAAGAGTTCACAAAGGGCTACCTGTTAAAAAAGCATCAGGAGGTGCACGTCAATGAACGGCGTTTCCGCTGTGGAGAGTGTGGCAAGCTGTACAAGACTATTGCACACGTGAAGGGGCATCGAAGGGTGCATTCTGATGAGCGACCGTATTCCTGTCCCAAGTGTGGCAAGCGGTACAAAACCAAG aaCGCTCAGCAAGTTCACTTCCGAACGCATTTAGAGGATAAGCCATACGTGTGTCAGTACTGCAGCCGGGGCTTTCGGGAAAAGGGCTCGCTGGTCCGCCACATCCGCCATCACACAGGGGAAAAGCCTTTCAAGTGTTACAAGTGCGGGCGAGGCTTCGCAGAGCACGGCACTCTCAACAGGCACTTAAAGACCAAAG GTGGCTGCCTTCTGGCTTTGAAAGAGGTGGAGGAAGTGATGGTGTCTGAGGAAAGCCAGTCAGCTGACAATTTAGCTGCAACAGTCATCTCTGAAGATCCTCATACTGTTTTGGTAGAGTTTTCTTCAGTGGTGGCAGACACTCAGGAATACATCATTGAG ACTGCTACTGAAGATATGGAGACCAGTGAAGCTACTGAAATAATGGAGGGAACAAGACATGAG GTTGACAGTCACATCATGAAGGTTGTGCAACAGATAGTAAATCAAGCAAACTCTGGTCACCAGATCATCGTTCAGAATGTCACTGTGGCAGAAAACTCTGAAGTAACAACAGATGCTGCAGACACCATCACCATTGCAACCCCTGAAAGCCTCACAGAGCAGGTTGCTATGACGCTGGCTTCTGCCATTGGAGAAGGAGCAGTGCTGACAACAGAAGGCAGCATCGAGACAGAAGAAGCAACAGTGACGATGGTGGCATCAGAGGACATTGAAATAATGGAACATACAGGAGAGTTTGTTATTGCCTCCCAGGAAGGGGAGGTGGAGGTCCAGACTGTGATTGTGTAA
- the ZDHHC4 gene encoding probable palmitoyltransferase ZDHHC4: MDFLPLLLLYLCLVLAVAALYCSHAGSGGGRLGRAARTAGQVLSFVIPTRLQRLTQKVLHRLFHTRSYLFVVLHIALQAAVYAEYTWEVFVYCWELEFHLVLLLLPYLLLAGNMGCFILCSRANPGVITKSNHASLMKTYAYDGVLFQKGVVCATCNMEKPARSKHCSFCDTCVHRFDHHCVWVNNCIGAFNAKYFFLYLFTLTVMAATIATITTAFLIRVVLLSNMMHGSYIDDQGQEHAVDILFLIQHLFLTFPRIVFMLGFVILLTLILGAYCCFNLYLALTNRTFNEWYKSRRYGHSHHLTLQPCDRQVVYKNVYAKGAWMNLKEIFTPSTVLQRKKKT; this comes from the exons ATGGACTTTCTGCCGCTCCTGCTGCTCTACCTGTGCCTCGTGCTTGCCGTCGCCGCGCTGTACTGCAGCCACGCGGGGAGCGGGGGCGGCCgcctgggcagggctgcccgcACTGCGGGCCAG GTGCTGTCATTCGTAATCCCCACTCGGCTCCAGAGGCTGACACAGAAGGTGCTCCACAGGCTCTTTCACACACG AAGTTATTTGTTTGTCGTGCTGCACATAGCCCTGCAAGCAGCAGTTTATGCTGAATACACATGGGAAGTGTTTGTTtactgctgggagctggagttccaccttgtgctgctgctgctgccctacctgctgctggctgggaacATGGGCTGCTTCATTCTCTGCTCCCGTGCCAATCCTG gTGTAATAACAAAATCAAATCATGCATCACTGATGAAGACTTATGCATATGATGGTGTATTATTTCAGAAAGGCGTTGTGTGCGCTACGTGCAACATGGAAAAGCCAGCCAGATCAAAACACTGCA GTTTTTGTGATACCTGTGTACATCGTTTTGATCACCACTGTGTGTGGGTCAACAACTGCATCGGTGCCTTCAATGCAAAGTATTTCTTCCTCTACCTCTTTACACTGACTGTGATGGCTGCAACCATTGCAACCATCACCACAGCATTTCTCATCCGAGTGGTGCTGCTGTCCAATATGATGCACGGGAGTTACATTGATGACCAAGGGCAAGAGCACGCTGTTGACATTCTCTTTCTCATTCAG cacCTTTTCTTGACTTTTCCTAGGATTGTCTTCATGCTTGGTTTTGTTATTCTTCTCACACTTATACTGGGTGCATACTGCTGTTTCAACCTATACTTGGCCTTAACCAACAGAACTTTCAATGAGTGGTATAAATCCAGAAGATACGGGCATTCCCATCATCTAACACTGCAGCCCTGTGACAGACAAGTTGTCTACAAAAATGTTTATGCTAAAGGAGCCTGGAtgaatttaaaggaaatctttACACCTTCTACAgtgctgcaaagaaagaagaaaacgtGA